A single window of Drosophila suzukii chromosome 3, CBGP_Dsuzu_IsoJpt1.0, whole genome shotgun sequence DNA harbors:
- the LOC108015485 gene encoding uncharacterized protein, protein MDSLFGKVFMFLTDLAWKSRLTIPIMVTTAFLVMDIRLQIEINIQSGQFNASDLEDADDGFDDHFGAHDHGSDDESGSDSYTDEEYNSEYTNDDGNNSETSHYSLEMYDPWGSEDEVDANYSREMQF, encoded by the exons ATGGACTCCCTTTTCGGCAAGGTCTTCATGTTCCTCACGGATCTCGCCTGGAAATCTCGTCTCACCATTCCCATCATGGTCACGACTGCATTTCTCGTCATGGACATCCGCCTGCAGATCGAGATCAACATACAGTCCGGGCAATTT AACGCCAGCGATCTGGAGGATGCTGATGATGGCTTCGACGACCACTTTGGTGCCCACGATCACGGATCGGACGACGAGAGCGGCAGTGACAGCTATACGGATGAGGAGTACAACAGCGAGTACACCAACGACGATGGTAACAACAGCGAAACGTCCCACTACAGCCTGGAAATGTACGATCCTTGGGGGTCAGAGGACGAAGTCGACGCCAACTACTCGCGGGAAATGCAGTTTTAA
- the eIF2Balpha gene encoding translation initiation factor eIF2B subunit alpha, which produces MPQITENGQDFDVVKYFLQLLEEDKDLSSGIAAIRTLLMILEKKQFGTIHILHTTMREAVAAMRNTDLSIAAIVSAGELFCRFITLSLDDKHMEECRQIMLNRGKIFLTKLLNSRQVIAQQAQRFITDGCRILTHSRSRVVLKALITASQNKKSFHVYVTQGGTGNSGEEMVKDLHAAGIDCTLILDSATGYVMESVDFVMVGAEAVVESGGIINRIGTYTMGLCAREMKKPFYVLAESFKFSRLYPLNQRDLPNEYKYSRKHLNDVSKVHPLVDYTPPVYITLLFTDLGRLTPSAVSDELIKLYM; this is translated from the exons ATGCCGCAAATTACGGAAAATGGCCAGGATTTTG ATGTGGTCAAGTACTTCCTGCAGCTCCTCGAGGAGGATAAGGACCTTTCCTCCGGCATTGCCGCCATCAGGACTCTGCTTATGATCCTGGAAAAGAAACAGT TTGGCACCATTCACATCCTCCACACAACCATGAGGGAAGCGGTGGCCGCCATGCGGAACACGGATTTGTCCATTGCTGCCATTGTTTCCGCCGGGGAGCTCTTCTGCCGGTTCATCACCCTCAGTCTGGACGACAAGCACATGGAGGAGTGCCGCCAGATTATGTTGAACCGCGGCAAGATCTTTCTCACCAAGTTGCTTAACTCCCGGCAG GTGATTGCCCAGCAGGCCCAGAGGTTCATCACCGACGGCTGCCGGATATTGACCCACTCCAGGTCCCGAGTGGTCCTCAAAGCCTTGATTACGGCCTCGCAGAACAAGAAGTCCTTCCATGTGTACGTAACGCAGGGCGGCACAGGAAACTCCGG CGAAGAGATGGTTAAGGACCTGCATGCCGCTGGCATTGACTGTACTCTGATCCTGGACTCCGCCACTGGCTATGTGATGGAATCGGTGGACTTTGTGATGGTTGGTGCCGAAGCGGTGGTGGAGAGCGGCGGGATCATCAACCGCATAGGCACCTACACCATGGGCTTGTGCGCCCGCGAGATGAAGAAACCCTTCTACGTCCTGGCGGAGAGCTTCAAATTCAGTCGTCTGTATCCACTCAATCAGCGCGATCTTCCGAACGAATACAAG TACTCCCGCAAGCATCTGAACGATGTGAGCAAGGTGCATCCACTGGTCGACTATACGCCACCTGTCTACATCACTCTGCTCTTCACCGACCTTGGAAGACTGACGCCCTCGGCCGTGAGCGATGAGTTGATCAAGCTCTACATGTAA
- the LOC108015484 gene encoding uncharacterized protein, whose protein sequence is MSLGNADPWHLKNTTVEQGSTKTAEKSTSFEDNFTPPPPPGTESISERDVKIEPLPDSSDYLKLLERKLARVQKGNKLLDNLRDKRQDCMRGLLSSEGVPISIFEQFLELDAPIESGRLHRHLLPVQAVNVGETFHILEHDALQQSAEEAAAEEKEEGDQPPAEH, encoded by the exons ATGTCACTTGGCAATGCCGATCCCTGGCACTTGAAAAACACAACAGTTGAGCAAGGAAGCACGAAGACCGCGGAGAAGAGCACCAGTTTTGAGGACAACTTCACCCCGCCCCCGCCCCCAGGAACAGAGAGCATCTCGGAAAGGGACGTGAAAATCGAGCCCCTGCCGGATTCCAGCGACTATCTAAAGTTACTAG AACGGAAGCTGGCCCGGGTGCAAAAGGGAAACAAGCTGCTGGACAACCTGCGCGACAAGCGGCAGGATTGCATGCGGGGATTACTCTCCTCGGAGGGAGTGCCCATTTCCATATTCGAGCAGTTCCTCGAGCTAGACGCCCCCATCGAGAGTGGTCGCCTCCACCGACACCTGCTGCCCGTTCAGGCGGTAAACGTCGGCGAAACCTTCCACATATTGGAGCACGACGCACTGCAGCAGTCGGCGGAGGAAGCAGCAGCAGAGGAGAAAGAGGAGGGGGATCAGCCTCCGGCTGAGCACTAA